DNA from Deinobacterium chartae:
ACAGGCGTTACGCTGCTGGCCTTCGTCCTGGCCCGGGGCACGCTGCGCCTGGCCCACCGCTACTTCTGCGCTGTCGCGGCGGGCTACCGCTCGCTGCGACAGCTCTGACCGGCGGCACGCCGGAAATCAGCAGCCCTCAGCTCGGCAACTTGGCGACCACCGAGCGCACCAGCGGGTCAGCGGCAGGTTTGGACAGCTCGGGGCGGCTCGAGGCGCGCTCGATCAGAAACGGCTCGAAGCACACCTGCCGCGCGGGACCGTCAAATCCTGCCAGACGCTCGAGCAGCATCGCCGCGCCGCGCTCGCCCATCTCCTCTACCGGCTGGTGAACGGTGGTGAGCCCCAGATCACGGGCCCAGGGCTGGTTGTCGTAGCCGACCACCCGCACGTCCTGCCCGACCCGCAGGCCCCGGCGGGTCACCTCGTCCATCAAGGGCACCGCCAGCAGATCGGCAGCGGCGAACACCGTGCACGGAAAGGTCGCGCGGTCCAGCAACTGCCGGGCAGCCTGCACGCCGCCCTGGTGATGCAGCGCGCACAGGTAGTCGCGCTCGATGCGCCCGCCCCGCTCGGCAAGTCCCTCGCGGAAGCCGCGCATACGGTCCACGAACACCTGGCTCACGAACAGGGCCTCGGGGTCATCCTCGAGGGACAGCACGTACACCTCGCCCTCGAAGCCCGCCACATAATTCCCGGCGATGCGCCCGCCCCGGTAGTTGTCCACAAAGGCGCAGTCGTACTGGTCGCTGCGCGCGTCGATCAGGACCACCGGCTGCGAGGTGGGCAGCTTGCCCTCCTGAAACAGCGAGGCCAGATCGTAGGTGATCATCATCACCCCGTCGGCCTGGTAAGGCAGGGTGTGGCTCTCGAGGTAGCGCTCGAGGCGCGCGCGGCCCATCAGCGGGAAGATGGCGGTATCGAAGCGCTGCGCGGCCAGGGTTTCTTCTACCGCGGTCAGCAGGCGGATGTAGAACTCGGCCGAAACCATCGGCAGCAGCACGCTGACCGTGTACGAGCGCCCGCCGGCGATGCGGCGGGCATGCGGGTTGGGAACGTAACCCAGCGTCTCGATGGCCTCGAGGACCCGCTGGCGGGTGGCGGCCCGAACCGAGGGGTGGTTGTTGAGCACCCGCGATACGGTACCCACCCCCACGCGGGCGAGCTGTGCCACATCCTGAATGGTTGTCTTGGTCATGCTGGCCTCGCTAGGGGCGTTTTGGAACGCGTTCCAAAACGCCCCTAGCGTATCATTTGCCTGCGTGAAGTGGCACGTCAAGCCCCGGCTTCTGGCAGGCTCGTGAAATAACAGAACAACCGAGGGTCGCTTCCCGGCACTTCAGGCGAGCGGCCCCCTGATGATCCAAGGGGCCGGAATGCTCGTACCGCTTACACCACGGCCATCAGGCGAACTGCGCGACCACCTCGAGCAGACGCTCGCGCTGCGCCGAGAAGTCCGCGATGCGGCGGCGCTCCTCGTCCACCACCTCCTGCGGCGCGCGGGCCACGAAACCCTCGTTGGCGAGCTTGCCCTCGGCCTGCTTGATCTGCTTCTCGAGTTCGGCCAGGCGCTTCTTCTGACGGGCCAGCCACTCCTCGAGGTTGACCGTACCCTCGATCGGCACGTGCACCGTCACGCTGCTCTCCACCTGACTGAGGGTACGGCCCTCCACCGACTCCACCAGGTCCACCCGGGCGATGCCCTCCACCACGTAGGCGTTCTCGCGCACGGTGGCGGCCCCTTCGCCCGAGACCACCACGGGCAGGCGGTCTTGCGGCGAGAGCCCCAGCTCGCTCTTGAGCGAGCGCGCGGCGGACACGGCCGCGCGCAGGTCCTCGAAGGCGCGGGTGGCCTCGGCATCGAACAGGTCCTCGTTCACCCGGGGCCACGAGTGCACGGCGATCTGGCGGCGGTGCCCCAGGGCCTCGTAGATCTCCGAGGTCACGAAGGGCATGAAGGGGTGCAGCAGCTTCAGAATGCCCTCGAGCACCTGCTGGATGGTCTCGCGGGTGGCACGGTTGCCCTCCTTGAGGGCGGGCTTGGCGGCCTCGATGTACCAGTCGCAGAACTCGTCCCAGGTGAAGCTGTACGCCAGCCGGATGGCAGCACCCAGGTCCATCTCCTCGAGGGCCTCGGTCACGCCGCGCACGGTGTCGTTCAGGCGCGAGCGGATCCAGCGGTCGGCCAGGGTGTGCTCGGCCTCGTGGGCCTCGCCCTCAAGGTTCATCATCACGAAGCGCGCGGCGTTCCACAGCTTGTTGACGAAGTTGCGGCCCTGCTCGAAGCGGCGCGGGTCGTGGCGGATGTCCTGCCCGCCGGTCGAGAGGTAGGCAAAAGCGAAGCGCGAGGCGTCCACGCCGTACTGATCGAAGAGTTCCAGCGGGTCCACGCCGTTGCCCTTGGACTTGGACATCTTCTGACCCTTGGCGTCGAGGTACAGGCCGTGCAGCATGATCCGCGAGAAGGGGGCTTTGCCGGTGAAGTGGTAACCGGCCATCTGCATGCGCGCCACCCAGAAGAACAGGATGTCGTAACCGGTGACCAAGACGGCGGTCGGGTAGAACTTGCGGTAGTCCTCGCTGTCCGTATCCGGCCAGCCCAGGGTCGAAAACGGCCACAGGTTCGAGGAGAACCAGGTGTCGAACACGTCCGGGTCGCGGCGCAAGTTCTTGCCGGCGTTCTCGGGAAGCGTGGAGGGGTCAAGGTCCGGGTTCTCGAGCGGAGGCACGTAGATGTTGCCCTCGTCGTCGTACCACGCCGGGATCTGGTGGCCCCACCACAGCTGCCGCGAGATGTTCCAGTCACGGATGTTCTCGAGCCAGTCACGGTTGACCTTCTCCCAGCGCTCGGGGTAGAGCCGCATGTCGCCGCGGTCAAGTCCGGCGAGCACCGCGCGCGCCATCTCCTCCATGCGCACGAACCACTGGGTGGAGATGATCGGCTCCACCGGTTCCTTGGTGCGCTCGGAGATGCCCAGCGCGATGGTATGGTCCTTGGCCTCGATCAAGTCGCCGCTCTCCTCGAGGGCCGCCACCACCTTCTTGCGCGCCTCGAAGCGGTCGAGGCCCACGAACGGGGCGGGCACCAGCTCCGAGGTCATCTTGCCGGTCAGGTCGATCACGCTGGGGCGCGCGAGGCCATGGCGCTCGCCGATCTCGAAGTCGGTGGGGTCGTGTGCGGGCGTGATCTTGAGGGCCCCCACGCCAAAGTCGCGCTCGACCGCCGCGTCGGCGATGATCGGAATCCAGCGGTCGGTCAGCGGAATGCGGGCCTGTTGCCCGATCAGGTGCGCAAAGCGCTCGTCTTCGGGGTGCACCGCGATCGCCTGATCGGCGAAGATGGTCTCGGGGCGCACGGTAGCGATGCGGATCTCGCCCGCCTCGCCGTTCGACGGCGCGGCCTGCGGATCGGCAAGCTTGTACGACAGCGTGTACATCTTGCCCTTGCGCTCCTCGCGCAGCACCTCGAGGTCGCTCAGCGTGGTCTGCGAGACCGGGTCCCAGTTCACGATGCGCTCGCCGCGGTAGGCGAGGCCCTCGTGGTAGAGGCGCACGAACTGGTGGCGCACCGCGCGCGACAGTCCCTCGTCCATGGTGAAGCGCTCGCGGGTCCAGTCGGCCGAGATGCCCAGACGCTGAAGCTGCCCGGTGATCTGGCCCTTGGACTGTTCCTTAAACGCCCACACCCGCTCGAGGAAAGCTTCGCGTCCCAGGTCGTACCTCGAGAGGTTCTCGTTCTTGCGCAGTTCGCGCTCCACCACCACCTGCGTGGAGATTCCGGCGTGATCCGTTCCGGGCACGTACAGCGCCTCGAAGCCCGCCATGCGCTTGTAGCGGACCAGCGTATCGATGATGGTGTTGTCCATCGCGTGACCCAGGTGCAAGTTCCCGGTCACGTTGGGCGGCGGGATCACGATGGTGTACGGCGGCTTGCCGCTGGTGGCGTCGGCACGGAACGGTTCGGTAGCCCAGCGTTTGGCCCAGCGCGGCTCGATGGCGGTCGGATCGAAGGTTTTGGGTAGCTCTTTCATGTCTCTCCTACGGTTTCAGCGCCCGCGGTGGGTGCGCGTCAGTTCGGGTAACAGCGCGTCCATGCCCCAGTCGAGCCCGCAGGCCTCGAGGGGCGCGAAGTAGCATTCAAAAAGCATTCCGGCGTCCCCGGGGCCGCCCGAGACCGTGTGCAGCCAGCGGTCGGGCGTATCCGGCGGGGCCTCGAGGTGAAAAAAGTGCCAGCGCTGCACGCCGCGGTACAGGTGCTCGCCCAGCGGGCGCGGCGCCGACAGGGCCAGCCCGGTCTCCTCGAGGACCTCGCGCAGCACCGCCTGCTCGGGCGACTCGCCCGGATCGATGCTGCCCTTGGGAATCTGCACCCCGGCTTCGGGGGCCTCCACCTGCCGGAAAACCAGCACCGTCTCACCCCGGGTCACGTAGGCGGCAGCCTTGGGACGCGTTTCCGCGCGGTGGCGGTTGATCCAGGCCTCGCGCAGCTGCGGCAGGAACAGGTCCATCCGGTTGCCCAGGGAGGGAGCGAGCTCGGGGGCCTCGAGCGGCATCCAGCGGTACTCGAAAGTCTGGCCGCTGTGGCGGTGCGTCCAGGCATCGGGGGTACCGGCGGGCGCCTCGAGCCAGTAGGCGTACCAGCGCTGCGCCCGGTCCTGCCACACGTCGCGCTCGAGGTCGCGCGCTCCCAGGAAGGTGGCTCCCTCAAGGCGCAGTCCGCTTTCCTCCTCGAGTTCGCGCACGGCTGCTTGCAGCGCGGTCTCGCCCGGCTCGACCGAGCCCTTGGGGACCTGCAGGCCGACTTCGGGGTGGTCCGGCTCGGAGAGGACCAGCAGCTCGCTTCCGCGTGTGACGTAGACGACAACCTTGTGCAACACCAGGGCTCCTTCCCCCGGGGCAAATAAAAAACGCGCCCCGTTCGCCTGTGAGCGGACGAGACACTCGGTCCCGCGGTACCACCGCTCTTCCCCGCGAAGGGCGCTTGCTTGGCGCGATATCGGGCGCTCCCGGACGGGTCTACGGACCTGAAGCGGTCTTTCTTCCGTCGGCTCCCGGGCGACTTCTCCGCTCGCTCTCCCAGCCCCTTCTCAGCTTCCGGGACCTCTCTGTGGGCGCGTGCGCGGGTACTCCTCCCGCTCTCAGCCACGCTCAGTATAAAACAAAACGTGCCAACACTGGCTACTCTGTCCCCGCCTCGCGACGGGGCAGGCTCGAGGTCTGCCGGAACACCTCGTACACCAGGTGCGGCAGTTCGGGGCCCAGCAGGCCCTTCCAGGCGGTCTGTACCGCGTTCAGGCTGCCGGGCAGCGCGAAGAGCAGGGTTTGTCCGGCCAGACCGCCCACCGCGCGCGAGAGCATCGCGGCCGCCCCGACCTCGTGGTAGGAGAGCATCCGGAACAGCTCTCCGAACCCGGGCATCGGCTTGGTGATCATGGACTCCACCACCGGAACGGTCACGTCCCGCCCGGCAATGCCGGTCCCACCGCTGAGAATCACCACCTGGGCCTGCGGCATCAGCTCCACCAGGGCGGCGCGGATCCGCACCGTCTCGTCGGGTATGACGCGGCGCTCGGTCACGATGTGCCCCGCCGCGTGCAACTGCTCCTCGAGGTAGCGCCCCGAGAGGTCGGTCTCGAGGGTGCGGGTATCCGAGACGGTCAGCAGTGCGGCGCGCACCTGACGCGGGGCCTGGGCGACGTGCGGTTCCTGGCTCATGCGCCCAGTGTAATCCAGCGACCTTGCCCTGCGCGTTCACCGCTGCTTACGCGTGCGAGCTTTCACTCAAATTAAGATACTAATAAAACTTCTAATTTTACTGCTGCTGCGTTTTATTCTGCTGAACGGGGCTGAAACTCCTCTGACCACACCAACAGGCACTTTTTGCTTGAGCCTTACATAAAGCATTCATGAGCATTTGTTGATCTAAAGACGTTGGATTCCCCACCCCCTGCTGTCTGGCCGGACCTGCGTCACAGCAGCGCTCTGTGACGTGTCTGGAAATTTGTTCAAGGAGGCATCGTATGCGTAACTTCCTCGCCGTATCCGTGCTGGCTTTGACCCTTTCCGCCTGCTCGCAGAACAACCCGGTGGCCCCGGCTACCACCGAGACCCCCGCTACGGCCATGATCACGCCGCAGGCCCTGCCCAGCTGGCCGGTTCTGCGAAACGGTTCGACCGGCAGCGCGGTCACCGCCGCCCAATACCTGCTGCGGGCCCGGGGCTACTCGATCAGCGCCGACGGCGTGTTCGGATCGGGCACCGAAAGTGCCGTGCGCAGCTTCCAGAGCGCCCAGGGCCTGACCGCCGACGGCATCATCGGGGCCAACACCTGGACCCGTCTGATCGTGACCGTGCAGAGCGGCTCGACCGGAGATGCGGTCCGGGCGGCACAAACCCTGCTGCGGGCCAAGGGCTACAGCGTCACGGTGGACGGCGTGTTCGGATCGGGCACGGTCAGTGCGGTGCGCAGCTTCCAGAGCGCTCAGGGCCTGAGTGCGGACGGAATCGTAGGCCCCAACACCTGGCAGGCCCTGGCGGGCAGCGGCAGCAGCACCCCGGACAGCCGTGCCTCGCTGGCCCAGCAGATCCTCAATGACAGCGGTATCAGCCTGCTGACCTACCACGTCTCGGGGAACGGGGCCGGGGACGGGGCCGACGCGGCGTCCAACATCCGTGATACCGCGGCGGGCCGGGCCGCCAAGCGCTCGAGCTACGGCACCGCTCCGGGCGGCAGCGTGTATCTGGACACCAACATGCTCAGCGGCATCGTCCGGCTGGGTCAGACCTACTCGTTCCGCATCACCGAGATCGCGGGCGGCAGCCACTCGGCCAACTCGAGGCACTACGCCGGCGTGGCCTTCGACGTGGACCTCATCAACGGTCAGCGGGTGGGCAGCGGCGCGCCCCACGCGGCCTTCATGAGTGCCTGCCGGTCGCTCGGCGCCACCGAGGTCCTCGGTCCCGGCGACTCGGGGCACAGCACCCACGTGCACTGCGCCTGGCCGCGCTGAGCACCGGTAACGCGGAGCAGGGCGGGCTGACGAAGCAGCCCGCCCTGCTCCGCGTTTCGGTACACTGATCCGTGTTGCGCCGCATTCTTCCGAAAAGCCGCCGCGCGCTGAAACTGCGCATGAACCTGCTGCCCCTGCTGTTGCTGGCCGCGCTGGTGACGGTCTGGCGACGCCGGGTGATGGCAGGGCGTCGCCCGGCCGTCTCACAGAGCCAGCGGAATTAAGGATCGCTCAACCCGGTCGCTGGAAGCGTTCCCAGCCGCAGGTTTAAATGGGCCATGCGACAATTCAGCCCCTGCCTCCAGGGCCTGGCCCTGCTGACGCTGTCCCTGTCTCTCGCCGCATGCAACCAGGGAGGACCGCCCCCGTCTACGCCCGCGTCCACCGACTGGCGTGATCAGAGCATCTACTGGGCTTTGACCGACCGCTTTCACAACGGCAACCCCGCCAACGACAACGGGGCCAACCGCGACGAGGGCGACCGCGCGGACCGCAGCAACCCGCTTGGCTGGCACGGGGGTGACTTCGCCGGCATCACCCAGAAAATCCGGGAAGGCTACTTCCAGAAACTGGGGTTCACCGCCATCTGGATCTCCCCGGTCACGCTGCAGGTGCGCGCCATCCCGGTCGAGAGCGGCCCCAACCAGGGGCGACGCTTCGCCGGATACCACGGCTACTGGGCCGAGGACTTCTTCCAGGTTGACCCTCACTTTGGCAGCCTCGAGGAACTCAAGACCCTGGTGCGCGTTGCGCACGAAAACGGGCTGAAAATCATCCAGGACATGGTCGTGAACCACGCTGGCTACGGCTCGCCGCTCGTCACCGCACACCCGGAGTGGTTTCATACCCAAGCGGAGTGCGACGCCTCGAGCGACCCGGAAAAGGACTGTCCGCTGGCGGGCCTGCCCGATTTCAAGCAGAGCGTGCCCGAGGCCAAACGGTACCTGGATGACGCGGTGAACTACTGGGTGCGCGAAACCGGCATCGACGGCATTCGCATGGACACCATCAAACACGCCGATGACGCGTACTGGCGCTCGTTTTTTGCGGCGGGCGGCCCTGGGGATCCCAAGCGGGTCTGGACGGTCGGCGAGGCCTTCAATTTCGACCCCGCCTTTCTGGCACGCTACATGGACGAACTGGGCGCTCCCTCGGTGTTCGACTTCGCGCTGTACGGCGCTGTCCGTGACAGCCTCAGCGGCGGCGGCGACCTCACTCCGGTCGCGGACGTCTTCGCCCTCGACACGGTTTACCGCGATCCCACCCGCCTGACCACCTTCGTGGACAACCACGACGTCAAACGCTTTGTCAGCGAAAGCCAGGACCGCGGGGTGAGCGCCGATATCGCCCGCGAGCGCCTCGACCTGGCGCTGTCGCTGATCTTCACCGCACGCGGCACGCCCTCGGTGTACTACGGCAGCGAAATCGGACTGGCCGGCAAGGGCGACCCGTACGACCACCCGCCCGGCCAGGGCAACCGCGAGAACATGGATTTCTCGCAGGTGAGCAGCTCCCCGCTGGCCGCACGCCTGACGGAGCTCAACCGCGCACGCCGCGAACACGCCGCCTTGCGGCGCGGGCAGCAACAGGAACTGTGGCGTCCGAACGGCGGGCCCAACATCTTCGCCTTCCGACGGGTCCTCGAGGGAGCCCAGCCGGTGGTGGTCGTCTTGAACAACTCGGATCAGGCTGTGAACCTCGGCAGCCTCGAGGGCGGCGGAATCCCGCTGCTGGGGACTTTCGCGGGCCGCAGCCTGCGGGAGGTGACCGGCCGGGCAAGCGACCTCGAGGTGAGTGCCTCCGGCCGCCTGGTGGGAACGGTCCCCGCACGGACGCTGCTGGCCGTCACGGCCCCGGCGGGCAGCGGCGGCAACGTGGGAGTGAACCCGGGGCTGGCCAACGTGGAGGAGCTGCAGGCGACCGCAGGAGAAGGCGCTGTGAGGCTCGGCTGGAAAGCGCCCGCCGACCCGCAGGTGCTGGGCTACCGCATCTACCGCCGCAGCGGGGACGCGGCTTACACGGCCGTGAACTTCGCACCGCTGCCGCGCGAGAGCAGCACCCAGCTGCTGCGTGGTCTGCAAAACGGGCGCGAATACGAGTTCAAGGTGGTCTCGGTGGACGCCCAGAACCGCGAGTCGGGTGGCGTAACGGTCCGGGCTGCCCCGGACGCCTCGGCCCGGGTCACGGTGGAGTTCGAGGTGGACGCGCGCTCGCAGGGCAACGGCCAATTGCAGCTGCGCCGCTTTGACACCGGCAGCCAGATCCTCTATCCGATGCAACCCGACCCCGCGCGGCCGGGTTACTGGAAGACCTCGATCGAGTTACCCCGCTACCGCGAGATCAGGTTCAAGTTTGGCAACGGCGCCGCGAACGCGCGCAACAGCGGCTACGAGGCACCCAACCAGCCCGACCGCAGCCTGCTGGTCGAAGGCGGCACCTTCAAGGGCACCTACGACTACATCACCGCCCCCGTCCCCGCCTCGAGGATCACGGGCCGGGTTGCCTCGGGCGGGCAGGGGCTGGGGAACGCCAGCGTGAGTGCCGCCACCTTGCCCGAACTGCACTACGCCCTGACTTTTGGCGACGGCAGCTACAGCCTGCCCGCACCCGAGGGCCCGCTGACCCTGACCGCCCGCGCGCCCGGCCACCAGGACTCGGCCCCGCTCGAGGCCAGCGCCCCGGCCGAGAACGTCAACTTTGACCTCGAGGCCGTAAAGGGCAAGTACGTGATCGACGGCGACCTGAGCGACTGGAGCGCGCCGAAAGCCACGTTGAGCAGCCCACAGGCCGGAGTGTTCGGGCCGGACAACAACCTGCTCGAGTTGCAGGTGGACTTTGACGACCAGAACCTGTACCTGGCCTACCGCTACCGCGCTGCGGGCAACTCGGCCATCGTGTACCTCGACCTGCAAGAAGGTGGGGCCTCGAGTGCGGCGGCGTTCGAGGCGTGGCCGCGCCGGGCGTCGTTTGCACAGCCGGTGGATTTCTTCCTGGCGCGCTACGAGAACCAGGCGGTCCAGCTGCGCCGGGTCGTTTCGGACACCTCGGTTCCCGAGCTTCCGGCTGCCGCTTACAGCTCGGCCCTGTCCGGTAGCGCCCCGGAGTACAGCGCCGAACTGGCGCTGCCGTGGACCAGCCTGGGCTTTGCCTCGAGGCCGGGCGGCACCTTGCGCGTTACGGGCGGCATTTTTGGTGGGGATGGCTACGGTGCGGGCGACATCGCACCCGACGCGACCTCGAGTCCGGCAGCTCCGGAGAACACCATCGGCAGCGAGGCGGAGCAGCGTAGCGTCACCTTCGGGCGAGCGTTGGAGGTCAGCTTGGACTGAGCGGCCCTCAGGAGCGGCCCGGAACATCCTGCCCGCTCAGGCCCTCTGGGCTGCCAAGGCCACGTAACCTTCCACCAGCTTCACGATCACCGGGTTGTGCGTGTGCACCCCGTGCGGCTCGCGCTCCCCCCCAAAGTGCGCCACGATCGCCGCTTCCCCGTCGCGCGCCACCAGAAACGGGCGCTGGCCTGCCGCCGCGATCGGCGGCAGGTTCTCTACGGTTGCCCGCACCACCTGCACCCCTCGCGGCGTGGCCTGCTCGAGGTGCTCGAGCTGCCCCAGGTCGTCCCCGGCCAGGTGCAGCGTGCGCCGGGCGTTCTCCACCAGGTTCTCGGCCAGCGACACGATGGCGGCCTCGCCGTGCAGGGGGTATACCGCCTCGGGGGCCGGGTCCGGGGTCAGGCGGGCCAGCGAGCGGTCCAAGGCATCGAGCCGTTCGGAGAACGAGCGGCGGGCGCGGTCCATGTACTCGCGTGCCGATAAGGGGGCGTACTCGAGGGGCGACTGCTGCACGCGGGTGGCCAGTCCGCGCGCCTCGAGGCGCTCGAGGGTTTCGTAGATCTTGGGGCGCGGAATCTGGGCTTGTCGTGCGATACGCGCCGGAGCTGCACGGCCGAGTGCGAGCAGGGCAGTGTAGGCTTTGGACTCGTACTCCGTCAGGCCCAGGGCTTGCAGGTGGATCACGGCGCTCATGCAAGCAGTGTACTACTCTCAGAGTTACGGAAAGATAACCGCCAAGACGGCGAGCGGGCGCAGGCAACAAGCAAAAGCGGCGG
Protein-coding regions in this window:
- a CDS encoding LacI family DNA-binding transcriptional regulator, with protein sequence MTKTTIQDVAQLARVGVGTVSRVLNNHPSVRAATRQRVLEAIETLGYVPNPHARRIAGGRSYTVSVLLPMVSAEFYIRLLTAVEETLAAQRFDTAIFPLMGRARLERYLESHTLPYQADGVMMITYDLASLFQEGKLPTSQPVVLIDARSDQYDCAFVDNYRGGRIAGNYVAGFEGEVYVLSLEDDPEALFVSQVFVDRMRGFREGLAERGGRIERDYLCALHHQGGVQAARQLLDRATFPCTVFAAADLLAVPLMDEVTRRGLRVGQDVRVVGYDNQPWARDLGLTTVHQPVEEMGERGAAMLLERLAGFDGPARQVCFEPFLIERASSRPELSKPAADPLVRSVVAKLPS
- a CDS encoding TrmB family transcriptional regulator; this encodes MSAVIHLQALGLTEYESKAYTALLALGRAAPARIARQAQIPRPKIYETLERLEARGLATRVQQSPLEYAPLSAREYMDRARRSFSERLDALDRSLARLTPDPAPEAVYPLHGEAAIVSLAENLVENARRTLHLAGDDLGQLEHLEQATPRGVQVVRATVENLPPIAAAGQRPFLVARDGEAAIVAHFGGEREPHGVHTHNPVIVKLVEGYVALAAQRA
- a CDS encoding NUDIX domain-containing protein, with the protein product MLHKVVVYVTRGSELLVLSEPDHPEVGLQVPKGSVEPGETALQAAVRELEEESGLRLEGATFLGARDLERDVWQDRAQRWYAYWLEAPAGTPDAWTHRHSGQTFEYRWMPLEAPELAPSLGNRMDLFLPQLREAWINRHRAETRPKAAAYVTRGETVLVFRQVEAPEAGVQIPKGSIDPGESPEQAVLREVLEETGLALSAPRPLGEHLYRGVQRWHFFHLEAPPDTPDRWLHTVSGGPGDAGMLFECYFAPLEACGLDWGMDALLPELTRTHRGR
- a CDS encoding peptidoglycan-binding domain-containing protein, which translates into the protein MRNFLAVSVLALTLSACSQNNPVAPATTETPATAMITPQALPSWPVLRNGSTGSAVTAAQYLLRARGYSISADGVFGSGTESAVRSFQSAQGLTADGIIGANTWTRLIVTVQSGSTGDAVRAAQTLLRAKGYSVTVDGVFGSGTVSAVRSFQSAQGLSADGIVGPNTWQALAGSGSSTPDSRASLAQQILNDSGISLLTYHVSGNGAGDGADAASNIRDTAAGRAAKRSSYGTAPGGSVYLDTNMLSGIVRLGQTYSFRITEIAGGSHSANSRHYAGVAFDVDLINGQRVGSGAPHAAFMSACRSLGATEVLGPGDSGHSTHVHCAWPR
- a CDS encoding alpha-amylase family glycosyl hydrolase, which codes for MRQFSPCLQGLALLTLSLSLAACNQGGPPPSTPASTDWRDQSIYWALTDRFHNGNPANDNGANRDEGDRADRSNPLGWHGGDFAGITQKIREGYFQKLGFTAIWISPVTLQVRAIPVESGPNQGRRFAGYHGYWAEDFFQVDPHFGSLEELKTLVRVAHENGLKIIQDMVVNHAGYGSPLVTAHPEWFHTQAECDASSDPEKDCPLAGLPDFKQSVPEAKRYLDDAVNYWVRETGIDGIRMDTIKHADDAYWRSFFAAGGPGDPKRVWTVGEAFNFDPAFLARYMDELGAPSVFDFALYGAVRDSLSGGGDLTPVADVFALDTVYRDPTRLTTFVDNHDVKRFVSESQDRGVSADIARERLDLALSLIFTARGTPSVYYGSEIGLAGKGDPYDHPPGQGNRENMDFSQVSSSPLAARLTELNRARREHAALRRGQQQELWRPNGGPNIFAFRRVLEGAQPVVVVLNNSDQAVNLGSLEGGGIPLLGTFAGRSLREVTGRASDLEVSASGRLVGTVPARTLLAVTAPAGSGGNVGVNPGLANVEELQATAGEGAVRLGWKAPADPQVLGYRIYRRSGDAAYTAVNFAPLPRESSTQLLRGLQNGREYEFKVVSVDAQNRESGGVTVRAAPDASARVTVEFEVDARSQGNGQLQLRRFDTGSQILYPMQPDPARPGYWKTSIELPRYREIRFKFGNGAANARNSGYEAPNQPDRSLLVEGGTFKGTYDYITAPVPASRITGRVASGGQGLGNASVSAATLPELHYALTFGDGSYSLPAPEGPLTLTARAPGHQDSAPLEASAPAENVNFDLEAVKGKYVIDGDLSDWSAPKATLSSPQAGVFGPDNNLLELQVDFDDQNLYLAYRYRAAGNSAIVYLDLQEGGASSAAAFEAWPRRASFAQPVDFFLARYENQAVQLRRVVSDTSVPELPAAAYSSALSGSAPEYSAELALPWTSLGFASRPGGTLRVTGGIFGGDGYGAGDIAPDATSSPAAPENTIGSEAEQRSVTFGRALEVSLD
- a CDS encoding MogA/MoaB family molybdenum cofactor biosynthesis protein, which codes for MSQEPHVAQAPRQVRAALLTVSDTRTLETDLSGRYLEEQLHAAGHIVTERRVIPDETVRIRAALVELMPQAQVVILSGGTGIAGRDVTVPVVESMITKPMPGFGELFRMLSYHEVGAAAMLSRAVGGLAGQTLLFALPGSLNAVQTAWKGLLGPELPHLVYEVFRQTSSLPRREAGTE
- a CDS encoding valine--tRNA ligase, whose protein sequence is MKELPKTFDPTAIEPRWAKRWATEPFRADATSGKPPYTIVIPPPNVTGNLHLGHAMDNTIIDTLVRYKRMAGFEALYVPGTDHAGISTQVVVERELRKNENLSRYDLGREAFLERVWAFKEQSKGQITGQLQRLGISADWTRERFTMDEGLSRAVRHQFVRLYHEGLAYRGERIVNWDPVSQTTLSDLEVLREERKGKMYTLSYKLADPQAAPSNGEAGEIRIATVRPETIFADQAIAVHPEDERFAHLIGQQARIPLTDRWIPIIADAAVERDFGVGALKITPAHDPTDFEIGERHGLARPSVIDLTGKMTSELVPAPFVGLDRFEARKKVVAALEESGDLIEAKDHTIALGISERTKEPVEPIISTQWFVRMEEMARAVLAGLDRGDMRLYPERWEKVNRDWLENIRDWNISRQLWWGHQIPAWYDDEGNIYVPPLENPDLDPSTLPENAGKNLRRDPDVFDTWFSSNLWPFSTLGWPDTDSEDYRKFYPTAVLVTGYDILFFWVARMQMAGYHFTGKAPFSRIMLHGLYLDAKGQKMSKSKGNGVDPLELFDQYGVDASRFAFAYLSTGGQDIRHDPRRFEQGRNFVNKLWNAARFVMMNLEGEAHEAEHTLADRWIRSRLNDTVRGVTEALEEMDLGAAIRLAYSFTWDEFCDWYIEAAKPALKEGNRATRETIQQVLEGILKLLHPFMPFVTSEIYEALGHRRQIAVHSWPRVNEDLFDAEATRAFEDLRAAVSAARSLKSELGLSPQDRLPVVVSGEGAATVRENAYVVEGIARVDLVESVEGRTLSQVESSVTVHVPIEGTVNLEEWLARQKKRLAELEKQIKQAEGKLANEGFVARAPQEVVDEERRRIADFSAQRERLLEVVAQFA